From Streptomyces sp. CMB-StM0423, a single genomic window includes:
- a CDS encoding DUF317 domain-containing protein — translation MKNKQWKGRGPVPGWGAGEQAEQHYLVQPRALAGGGDVRHVSHFLHASGWQDTSKAGGPLVMESPDRTVRLAYNPHVLPGGWAIYADANGQDAAWWAHLGRQTPVEIVAGLTDALTRPRDAHAPDVWAPLEQQGWNARAEGRHYSATSPDSSAWMQYHHKSDGDAMWWTGAKDAQGNGWTGQFSISTPMHLVQAFTAELASPDPVMRPRGRVPFSAQIRTWSVSVLPSQLRAWQQTRISAARAAAWATSSAQRIRPRTTPARPYAPAGGVRTRR, via the coding sequence GTGAAGAACAAGCAGTGGAAGGGCCGGGGACCGGTGCCGGGCTGGGGGGCGGGTGAGCAGGCCGAGCAGCACTACCTCGTCCAGCCCCGCGCTCTGGCCGGCGGCGGCGATGTGCGGCACGTCTCCCACTTCCTGCACGCCTCGGGATGGCAGGACACCTCGAAGGCGGGCGGCCCGCTGGTCATGGAGAGCCCCGACCGCACGGTCCGCCTCGCCTACAACCCGCACGTGCTGCCCGGAGGTTGGGCGATCTACGCGGACGCGAACGGCCAGGATGCCGCCTGGTGGGCGCACCTCGGCCGGCAGACACCGGTGGAGATCGTCGCCGGGCTGACCGACGCCCTCACCCGCCCCCGCGATGCGCACGCCCCCGACGTCTGGGCGCCCCTGGAGCAGCAGGGCTGGAACGCGCGTGCCGAAGGCCGGCACTACAGCGCGACCAGCCCCGACAGCAGCGCCTGGATGCAGTACCACCACAAGTCCGACGGCGACGCGATGTGGTGGACCGGAGCGAAAGACGCGCAGGGCAACGGGTGGACCGGCCAGTTCTCGATCAGCACACCGATGCACCTGGTGCAAGCCTTCACGGCCGAACTCGCCAGCCCCGACCCGGTGATGCGCCCACGCGGACGCGTTCCCTTCAGCGCGCAGATCCGCACCTGGTCCGTATCCGTCCTGCCCTCGCAGCTCCGCGCCTGGCAGCAGACCAGGATCTCCGCTGCCCGTGCCGCCGCCTGGGCAACCAGCAGCGCCCAACGCATCCGGCCGCGCACCACCCCTGCCCGCCCCTACGCGCCCGCCGGCGGCGTACGAACCCGCCGCTGA
- a CDS encoding DUF317 domain-containing protein has translation MLLTERLTAAFADTHAWQIPYDTTPRHLAGPGDPRHVTHGLAAAGWRTESDPLDAEDVALRSPDYRYRLQYTPAAHSNSRWWYLQADPTDIDFGWHANLSGLVPAEVIASLTDTLVSPTIADPPGIISTLKSAAWRVIDPAPATAVSADGMCQVELRNQEFHDTPHWHVETREPRSGRYDGPRIWDAWFSDYMPERLVAAFVTALADPAPLHRAMFDSTVHYGAASTPSALTPDQVVAAHATRITSLHRAAHSARRQQKIPAASPANTGTARAAARR, from the coding sequence GTGCTGCTGACCGAACGGCTTACCGCCGCGTTCGCCGACACGCACGCCTGGCAGATCCCGTACGACACCACCCCACGCCACCTCGCCGGCCCCGGCGATCCCCGCCACGTCACCCACGGCCTGGCCGCCGCAGGCTGGCGCACCGAATCCGACCCGCTGGACGCCGAAGATGTCGCCCTGCGCAGCCCCGACTACCGCTACCGCCTCCAGTACACCCCGGCAGCACACAGCAACTCCAGGTGGTGGTACCTGCAAGCCGACCCCACCGACATCGACTTCGGCTGGCACGCCAACCTCAGCGGACTCGTCCCCGCCGAGGTCATCGCCTCACTCACCGACACGCTCGTCAGCCCCACGATCGCGGATCCGCCGGGCATCATCTCGACCCTTAAGTCCGCGGCCTGGCGCGTGATCGACCCGGCCCCGGCGACCGCCGTGTCAGCCGACGGCATGTGCCAGGTGGAACTGCGCAACCAGGAGTTCCACGACACGCCGCACTGGCACGTGGAGACCCGCGAGCCGCGAAGCGGACGCTACGACGGGCCGCGGATCTGGGACGCCTGGTTCAGCGACTACATGCCCGAGCGCCTCGTGGCCGCCTTCGTCACCGCGCTCGCCGACCCCGCCCCGCTGCACCGCGCCATGTTCGACAGCACCGTCCACTACGGCGCCGCGTCGACGCCCAGTGCGCTGACCCCGGACCAGGTCGTCGCCGCGCACGCCACCCGTATCACGTCCCTGCACCGCGCCGCGCATTCCGCCCGACGGCAGCAGAAGATCCCCGCGGCCAGCCCGGCGAATACCGGCACCGCCCGTGCCGCCGCACGCCGCTGA
- a CDS encoding type IV secretory system conjugative DNA transfer family protein, with amino-acid sequence MPPSSSPNGSTDGYDLVLRLILGVVALVVPLSHLAWLSGNLTAHLTGTGQAPYQPTDALLHPEQVWPDAGETSLLIGARIAPAAVFLALVTAGIVLWIRHHNRSSSRKKKTPALAGARDIEPLMAKATTAKARSLRPSLKTRKHIDAHDTGVLLGNLQGTRREVRMGYEDVAVAIMAPRSGKTTALAIPAILAAPGPVMLTSNKAAGDAYTATLAARATVGRVWSMDPQQIAHAERAMWWNPLADATTLEGAGRLAGHFLAASVDASAQGDFWSKAGSNILAQLFLAAALDERPITDVMQWLAFPGDRTPLDILRDHDHIAVAAQLKGTVEGPPETRDGIYETARQYAAALLDHNIAAWVTPQKDVPEFKPAGFVTSRDSLYLLSKDGGGGASALIAACADSVMRAATTQAERAGGRLDPPLLAILDEAANVCKISDLPDLYSHLGSRGVIPITILQSYRQGQKVWGDAGMDALWSAATIKIIGSGIDDPDFADKLSRLIGDHDVETTSTSHSESGTSTSVSMRQERILPADAIRALPKGMAICFATGMRAAMLTLRPWYLEPGAAELSAASARASKAITARAVAKHAPTQADFGPAA; translated from the coding sequence TTGCCCCCTTCCTCCTCCCCGAACGGTTCCACCGACGGGTACGACCTCGTCCTGCGCCTGATCCTCGGCGTCGTCGCCCTCGTCGTCCCGCTGTCCCATCTCGCCTGGCTGTCCGGCAACCTCACCGCCCACCTCACCGGCACCGGGCAGGCGCCGTACCAGCCGACCGACGCCCTGCTCCACCCCGAGCAAGTCTGGCCCGACGCGGGAGAAACGTCCCTGCTGATCGGCGCCCGTATCGCGCCCGCCGCGGTGTTCCTCGCCCTCGTGACCGCCGGGATCGTCCTGTGGATCCGGCACCACAACCGCAGCAGCTCCCGGAAGAAGAAGACGCCCGCTCTGGCCGGGGCCCGGGACATCGAACCGCTGATGGCCAAGGCCACCACCGCCAAGGCCCGCTCCCTGCGTCCGAGCCTGAAGACCCGCAAGCACATCGACGCCCACGACACCGGCGTCCTGCTCGGCAACCTGCAAGGCACCAGGCGCGAAGTCCGCATGGGCTACGAGGACGTGGCCGTCGCGATCATGGCGCCCCGCTCGGGGAAGACCACCGCACTGGCCATCCCCGCCATCCTCGCTGCACCGGGTCCGGTGATGCTCACCAGCAACAAAGCCGCCGGCGACGCCTACACCGCCACCCTCGCCGCACGGGCGACGGTCGGGCGGGTCTGGTCGATGGACCCGCAGCAGATCGCCCACGCCGAACGCGCCATGTGGTGGAACCCCCTCGCCGACGCCACCACCCTCGAAGGCGCCGGCAGGCTCGCCGGCCACTTCCTCGCCGCGAGCGTCGATGCGAGCGCGCAGGGCGACTTCTGGTCCAAGGCCGGATCCAACATCCTCGCCCAGCTCTTCCTCGCCGCCGCGCTCGACGAACGCCCCATCACCGACGTCATGCAGTGGCTGGCGTTCCCCGGCGATCGCACCCCGCTGGACATCCTGCGCGACCACGACCACATCGCGGTCGCCGCCCAGCTCAAGGGCACCGTCGAGGGACCGCCCGAGACCCGCGACGGGATCTACGAGACGGCCCGCCAGTACGCCGCTGCCCTCCTCGATCACAACATCGCCGCCTGGGTCACCCCCCAGAAAGACGTCCCGGAGTTCAAGCCCGCCGGGTTCGTGACCTCGCGGGACTCGCTGTATCTGCTGTCGAAGGACGGCGGCGGCGGAGCCTCCGCCCTGATCGCCGCGTGCGCGGACAGCGTGATGCGCGCCGCGACCACCCAGGCCGAACGCGCCGGCGGACGCCTCGACCCCCCGCTGCTGGCGATCCTTGATGAAGCTGCCAACGTGTGCAAGATCTCCGACCTGCCGGATCTGTACAGCCACCTGGGCTCCCGCGGGGTCATCCCGATCACGATCCTGCAGTCCTACCGCCAGGGCCAGAAGGTCTGGGGCGACGCGGGCATGGACGCCTTGTGGAGCGCCGCCACGATCAAGATCATCGGAAGCGGGATCGACGACCCGGACTTCGCGGACAAGCTCAGCCGCTTGATCGGCGACCACGACGTCGAGACCACCTCGACGTCGCACTCGGAGTCCGGCACGTCGACGTCCGTCTCGATGCGGCAGGAGCGGATCCTGCCCGCGGACGCCATCCGCGCCCTGCCCAAGGGCATGGCCATCTGTTTCGCCACCGGCATGCGGGCCGCCATGCTCACCCTGCGCCCCTGGTACCTCGAACCGGGAGCGGCGGAGTT